One region of Brachybacterium saurashtrense genomic DNA includes:
- a CDS encoding prolyl oligopeptidase family serine peptidase: MTDTAPQLPAADGSTDPHQWLEDVTGTEALDRVRQCNAAAEDELDAVADPAHPDGAPLTETLQAEIREILDAKDRIPAVTVRGEFLYNVWTDAEHERGLWRRTTLESYRTDEPEWEILLDVDALNEAEGEDWVWHGARLLRPAEGEPYRHALIDLSHGGSDADVTREFDLSTLAFVPASEGGFVRPEAKGSLSWIDRDTVWAVTDFGEGTMTDSGYARQARIWRRGTPLEEAQPVHEVAATDMAVFAAHDSTPGWERDWVIEAHAFYDSTVHVVDRSQEPPVLTRVEVPSDLEATAHRDLGIFSPRSDWEVGEGVYPAGSLVVGDFARFQDGEPELHMLFEPTASTSLADMTITRTAVVLSVLEDVVHRLEVHTRDEHGQWVRRDLYPELRGALGVSAVDADVSDEVWVSVTGFVEPAQLLLGDLSEVAGGGEPGELELIKSAPARFDAEGLDVSQHFAISDDGTRVPYFEISRPDRVEAGEVQPTLLYGYGGFEISLTPSYLGAIGKAWLERGGTYVLANIRGGGEYGPAWHQAALRENRHRAYEDFSSVAKDLLERGVTDTAHLAVRGGSNGGLLTGNMLTTYPELFGAVVIQVPLLDMKRYSHLLAGASWMAEYGDPDTEDWEFLRTFSPYHLLAEGVDYPPTFVLTSTRDDRVHPGHARKFAAALESLGADVRSWENIEGGHGGAATNEQAARMNALLYAFLWNTIGRTR, encoded by the coding sequence ATGACCGACACCGCCCCGCAGCTCCCCGCCGCCGACGGCAGCACCGACCCGCACCAGTGGCTCGAGGACGTCACCGGCACCGAGGCGCTGGACCGGGTGCGGCAGTGCAACGCCGCGGCGGAGGACGAGCTCGACGCGGTCGCGGACCCGGCCCACCCGGACGGCGCCCCGCTCACCGAGACGCTGCAGGCCGAGATCCGCGAGATCCTCGACGCGAAGGACCGCATCCCCGCCGTCACCGTGCGCGGCGAGTTCCTCTACAACGTGTGGACCGACGCCGAGCACGAGCGCGGTCTGTGGCGTCGCACCACGCTGGAGTCCTACCGCACCGACGAGCCCGAGTGGGAGATCCTGCTCGACGTGGACGCGCTCAACGAGGCCGAGGGCGAGGACTGGGTGTGGCACGGTGCCCGCCTGCTACGCCCGGCCGAGGGGGAGCCCTACCGCCACGCCCTGATCGACCTCTCCCACGGCGGCTCCGACGCGGACGTCACCCGGGAGTTCGACCTCTCCACGCTCGCCTTCGTGCCCGCGTCGGAGGGAGGCTTCGTGCGCCCGGAGGCCAAGGGGTCGCTGAGCTGGATCGACCGCGACACCGTGTGGGCTGTGACGGACTTCGGCGAGGGCACCATGACCGACTCCGGCTACGCCCGCCAGGCCCGGATCTGGCGCCGCGGCACCCCGCTGGAGGAGGCGCAGCCGGTCCACGAGGTCGCCGCGACGGACATGGCCGTGTTCGCCGCCCACGACTCGACGCCCGGCTGGGAGCGGGACTGGGTGATCGAGGCCCACGCCTTCTACGACTCCACCGTCCACGTGGTGGACCGGTCCCAGGAGCCGCCGGTGCTCACCCGGGTGGAGGTGCCCTCCGACCTCGAGGCCACCGCCCATCGGGATCTGGGCATCTTCAGCCCGCGCAGCGACTGGGAGGTGGGCGAGGGCGTGTACCCGGCCGGCTCCCTGGTGGTGGGGGACTTCGCCCGCTTCCAGGACGGGGAGCCGGAGCTGCACATGCTGTTCGAGCCCACCGCCTCCACCTCGCTGGCGGACATGACCATCACCCGCACCGCGGTGGTGCTCTCCGTACTCGAGGACGTGGTGCACCGCCTGGAGGTCCACACCCGGGACGAGCACGGGCAGTGGGTGCGCCGCGACCTCTACCCCGAGCTGCGCGGAGCGCTCGGCGTCTCCGCCGTGGATGCGGACGTCAGCGACGAGGTGTGGGTGAGCGTCACCGGCTTCGTGGAGCCGGCGCAGCTGCTGCTGGGCGACCTGTCCGAGGTGGCCGGCGGCGGCGAGCCCGGGGAGCTCGAGCTGATCAAGTCCGCCCCGGCGCGCTTCGACGCGGAGGGGCTGGACGTCAGCCAGCACTTCGCGATCAGCGACGACGGCACCCGCGTCCCCTACTTCGAGATCTCCCGCCCGGACCGGGTGGAGGCGGGGGAGGTCCAGCCCACCCTGCTGTACGGGTACGGCGGCTTCGAGATCTCCCTGACCCCCTCCTACCTGGGCGCCATCGGCAAGGCGTGGCTGGAGCGGGGCGGCACCTACGTGCTGGCGAACATCCGCGGCGGCGGCGAGTACGGGCCCGCCTGGCACCAGGCCGCGCTGCGCGAGAACCGCCACCGCGCCTACGAGGACTTCTCCTCGGTGGCGAAGGACCTGCTGGAGCGGGGCGTCACCGACACCGCGCACCTCGCCGTGCGCGGCGGCTCCAACGGCGGGCTGCTCACCGGGAACATGCTCACCACCTACCCGGAGCTGTTCGGCGCCGTGGTGATCCAGGTGCCGCTGCTGGACATGAAGCGGTACAGCCACCTGCTCGCCGGCGCCTCCTGGATGGCCGAGTACGGCGATCCGGACACCGAGGACTGGGAGTTCCTGCGCACGTTCAGCCCGTACCACCTGCTGGCCGAGGGCGTGGACTATCCGCCCACCTTCGTGCTCACCTCCACCCGGGACGACCGGGTCCATCCCGGGCACGCCCGGAAGTTCGCGGCGGCGCTGGAGTCCCTCGGGGCGGACGTGCGCTCCTGGGAGAACATCGAGGGCGGTCACGGCGGGGCGGCCACCAACGAGCAGGCGGCGCGGATGAACGCGCTGCTGTACGCGTTCCTGTGGAACACCATCGGCAGGACGCGGTGA
- a CDS encoding DUF2079 domain-containing protein, translated as MDSSQDPAAPGGGPSRARTAVPLLLALAATLAYGMLGTRQFRTLVTSSWDLGIFTQLARAYGELRAPIVPIKGDAVNLLGDHFHPLLVLLAPVWWVWPSGEALLWTQALLFGVSAIPLTRLAIDRLGPGLGTLAGAGYVFSFGLQAAAAAQFHEIAFAVPLLALSLTALLRGRVTVSVLWAAPLVLVKEDLGATVALLGVLIVLRHHRRRAHRLLGGALALWGGVWLVLSTAVILPLLNTASQYDYTDNLGSPLEVLWPPVKWLTVLMLLLAAGLIGARSPLIALMLPTLAWRFTGTVEFYWGWQWHYGAVLMPIATAALLDALGDRRSGRATAWLRTDAPRPGRRVRATALALAAAVTLALGPTMPLAALLRPHTWEPTWRAGPAATALAAVPDGAVLATDITLMAQAVPDHDVQWLHGPNRRVPDCVLVDRYAFSWGGTPPEDPRLWAEETWGTTFRTVSEDGGFTVACRP; from the coding sequence ATGGACAGCTCGCAGGACCCCGCCGCGCCCGGGGGCGGCCCCTCGCGCGCGCGGACGGCGGTGCCCCTGCTGCTCGCCCTGGCCGCGACCCTCGCCTACGGGATGCTGGGCACACGGCAGTTCCGCACCCTCGTCACGAGCTCCTGGGACCTGGGGATCTTCACCCAGCTGGCCCGGGCGTACGGGGAGCTGCGGGCACCGATCGTGCCGATCAAGGGCGATGCGGTGAACCTGCTGGGGGATCACTTCCATCCGCTGCTGGTGCTGCTGGCGCCGGTGTGGTGGGTGTGGCCCTCCGGGGAGGCGCTGCTGTGGACCCAGGCGCTGCTGTTCGGCGTCTCCGCGATCCCGCTCACGCGCCTGGCGATCGACCGCCTGGGGCCGGGGCTCGGCACGCTCGCCGGCGCCGGGTACGTGTTCTCCTTCGGCCTGCAGGCCGCGGCGGCGGCGCAGTTCCACGAGATCGCGTTCGCGGTGCCGCTGCTGGCGCTCTCGCTCACGGCGCTGCTGCGCGGCCGGGTGACGGTCTCGGTGCTCTGGGCGGCGCCGCTGGTGCTGGTGAAGGAGGATCTGGGGGCCACGGTCGCGCTGCTGGGGGTGCTGATCGTGCTGCGCCACCACCGGCGGCGTGCGCACCGGCTGCTGGGCGGGGCGCTGGCGCTGTGGGGCGGCGTGTGGCTGGTGCTCTCCACGGCGGTCATCCTGCCGCTGCTGAACACGGCCTCGCAGTACGACTACACTGACAACCTCGGCTCGCCGCTGGAGGTGCTGTGGCCGCCGGTGAAGTGGCTGACGGTGCTGATGCTGCTGCTCGCCGCCGGGCTGATCGGCGCCCGCTCGCCGCTGATCGCGCTCATGCTGCCCACGCTGGCGTGGCGGTTCACGGGCACGGTGGAGTTCTACTGGGGCTGGCAGTGGCACTACGGGGCGGTGCTGATGCCGATCGCGACGGCCGCCCTGCTGGACGCGCTCGGGGACCGGCGCAGCGGCCGGGCCACGGCCTGGCTGCGTACGGACGCGCCGCGCCCCGGCCGCCGGGTGCGGGCCACGGCGTTGGCCCTCGCCGCCGCGGTGACGCTCGCGCTGGGGCCGACGATGCCGCTGGCCGCGCTGCTGCGCCCGCACACCTGGGAGCCCACCTGGCGGGCGGGACCGGCCGCCACGGCGCTCGCCGCGGTGCCCGACGGGGCGGTGCTCGCCACCGACATCACCCTCATGGCCCAGGCGGTCCCGGACCATGACGTGCAGTGGCTGCACGGCCCGAACCGGCGGGTGCCGGACTGCGTGCTGGTGGACCGCTACGCCTTCTCCTGGGGCGGGACCCCTCCGGAGGATCCGCGCCTCTGGGCCGAGGAGACCTGGGGGACGACGTTCCGCACGGTGAGCGAGGACGGCGGGTTCACGGTGGCCTGCCGGCCGTGA
- a CDS encoding S8 family serine peptidase, translated as MHFNRSELPRPRGALAAGAGAALVAGLLAGSPALADGQDYESLGSASDLGVDVPTPDEALDAAEAAIPGRWLVEVEGAPVQRGGSANANSRAQERVQQRAASAEISLDVEESFVAGWNGMSVSMDDADVAKLRGVSGVTAVYPVLEVDLPEPVYASPEDVYGNAMTGVDQVQEVDGLTGEGVTVGVIDSGIDYNHPDFGGSGTEDETADFPGDRVVGGYDFVGDDYDAGSGTSPKPDEYPDDCGGHGSHVAGIIGADGEVLGVAPEVDLMSYRVFGCDGSSSTDVILAAMEQAMEDEVDVVNMSLGASFMTWQDYPTAQMSDTMSDNGITMVISAGNSGRSGTFSSGAPGVSSSAITVASVDSTHIRSTYATAAGREIGYTSATGAPEAPTSGELTLISAGAPGTEAAQACDSSVVPQATGEGQALLIERGECSFHLKALAGQEAGYDAVIMYNNAPGALNPTVEGDTEITIPVVMASQEDGLALQEALAAGEVTWAWQEGTIVLENDTAGLVSEFSSYGLTAELELTPDVAAPGGSIWSTIPLEQGGHGAKSGTSMAAPHVAGAAALLLESAPELEPGDVKTAMMNTADPLTWSLIPDAGYLEPVHRQGAGLLDMVAAVHTATRVDEPSLSLGEGEDGPRTVTLTVHNDSDVEQSYTVGVRHGIATGHPTYNPEFYDAQATTELGADTVTVPAGSSTELTVTLGEDFGADGIVYGGWITLTGAEDDIVVPFAGLSGDYQALPMFSDQGIGLPFLGASDGEGSILGIGEDGHEFTMQDGDVPYLAYYLNYPAERVEFSAYEIRSKGRQKVVNPSVGLIDASDHVGRSGEPEVYGWDGSYSLKNQKSKTVKNGDYVLEMRVLKPLGDPENPDHWETFTSPQFTIDNPSPGKPGAR; from the coding sequence ATGCACTTCAACCGTTCAGAACTCCCCAGACCCCGCGGCGCGCTCGCGGCCGGTGCGGGCGCCGCTCTCGTGGCCGGTCTGCTGGCCGGCTCGCCCGCGCTCGCCGACGGTCAGGACTACGAGTCCCTCGGCTCCGCCTCGGACCTCGGCGTCGACGTCCCCACGCCCGACGAGGCCCTGGACGCGGCCGAGGCCGCGATCCCGGGCCGCTGGCTGGTCGAGGTCGAGGGCGCTCCCGTCCAGCGCGGCGGCAGCGCGAACGCCAACTCCCGCGCCCAGGAGCGCGTGCAGCAGCGTGCCGCCTCCGCGGAGATCTCCCTGGACGTCGAGGAGAGCTTCGTCGCGGGCTGGAACGGCATGTCGGTCTCGATGGACGACGCCGACGTCGCCAAGCTCCGCGGGGTCTCCGGCGTCACCGCCGTGTACCCGGTGCTCGAGGTCGATCTGCCCGAGCCCGTCTATGCCTCCCCGGAGGACGTCTACGGCAACGCCATGACCGGCGTGGACCAGGTGCAGGAGGTGGACGGCCTCACCGGCGAGGGCGTCACCGTGGGCGTGATCGACTCCGGCATCGACTACAACCACCCCGACTTCGGCGGCTCCGGCACCGAGGACGAAACCGCCGACTTCCCCGGCGACCGCGTGGTGGGCGGCTACGACTTCGTGGGCGACGACTACGACGCCGGCAGCGGCACCTCCCCGAAGCCCGACGAGTACCCGGACGACTGCGGCGGGCACGGCTCGCACGTGGCCGGCATCATCGGCGCGGACGGCGAGGTGCTGGGCGTGGCCCCCGAGGTGGACCTGATGTCCTACCGCGTCTTCGGCTGCGACGGCTCCAGCAGCACCGACGTGATCCTCGCCGCGATGGAGCAGGCCATGGAGGACGAGGTGGACGTGGTGAACATGTCCCTCGGCGCCAGCTTCATGACCTGGCAGGACTACCCGACCGCGCAGATGTCCGACACGATGAGCGACAACGGCATCACCATGGTGATCTCCGCCGGCAACTCCGGCCGCTCCGGCACCTTCTCCAGCGGCGCCCCCGGCGTCTCCTCCTCGGCGATCACCGTCGCCTCGGTGGACAGCACGCACATACGCTCGACCTACGCCACCGCGGCGGGCCGGGAGATCGGCTACACCTCCGCCACCGGCGCCCCGGAGGCACCCACCTCCGGCGAGCTCACGCTGATCTCCGCCGGCGCACCGGGCACCGAGGCCGCCCAGGCCTGTGACTCCTCCGTGGTGCCGCAGGCCACCGGCGAGGGCCAGGCACTGCTCATCGAGCGCGGCGAATGCAGCTTCCACCTCAAGGCCCTCGCGGGCCAGGAGGCCGGCTACGACGCCGTGATCATGTACAACAACGCGCCCGGCGCCCTGAACCCCACGGTCGAGGGCGACACCGAGATCACCATCCCCGTGGTGATGGCCAGCCAGGAGGACGGTCTCGCCCTCCAGGAGGCGCTCGCCGCCGGCGAGGTGACCTGGGCCTGGCAGGAGGGTACGATCGTGCTCGAGAACGACACCGCCGGCCTCGTCTCCGAGTTCTCCTCCTACGGCCTCACCGCCGAGCTGGAGCTCACGCCCGACGTCGCCGCTCCCGGCGGCTCGATCTGGTCCACCATCCCGCTCGAGCAGGGCGGGCACGGCGCGAAGTCCGGCACCTCGATGGCGGCGCCCCACGTCGCCGGCGCCGCGGCCCTGCTGCTGGAGTCCGCCCCGGAGCTCGAGCCCGGTGACGTGAAGACCGCGATGATGAACACCGCGGACCCGCTCACCTGGTCGCTGATCCCCGATGCGGGCTACCTCGAGCCGGTGCACCGCCAGGGCGCGGGCCTGCTCGACATGGTCGCCGCGGTGCACACCGCCACCCGGGTGGACGAGCCCTCGCTCTCCCTCGGCGAGGGCGAGGACGGACCCCGCACCGTCACGCTCACCGTCCACAACGACTCCGACGTGGAGCAGAGCTACACGGTGGGCGTGCGCCACGGCATCGCCACCGGCCACCCCACCTACAACCCGGAGTTCTACGACGCCCAGGCCACCACGGAGCTCGGCGCCGATACCGTCACCGTGCCCGCGGGCTCCAGCACGGAGCTGACCGTCACCCTCGGCGAGGACTTCGGCGCGGACGGGATCGTCTACGGCGGCTGGATCACCCTCACCGGCGCGGAGGACGACATCGTGGTCCCCTTCGCCGGCCTCTCCGGCGACTACCAGGCCCTGCCGATGTTCTCCGACCAGGGGATCGGCCTGCCGTTCCTGGGGGCCTCCGACGGCGAGGGCTCCATCCTCGGCATCGGTGAGGACGGCCACGAGTTCACCATGCAGGACGGCGACGTCCCGTACCTGGCGTACTACCTGAACTACCCGGCCGAGCGCGTGGAGTTCAGCGCCTACGAGATCCGCTCGAAGGGTCGCCAGAAGGTGGTCAACCCCTCCGTCGGCCTGATCGACGCCTCCGACCACGTGGGACGCTCCGGCGAGCCCGAGGTCTACGGCTGGGACGGCAGCTACTCGCTGAAGAACCAGAAGTCCAAGACCGTGAAGAACGGGGACTACGTGCTCGAGATGCGGGTGCTCAAGCCCCTCGGCGATCCGGAGAACCCGGACCACTGGGAGACCTTCACCTCCCCGCAGTTCACGATCGACAACCCCAGCCCGGGCAAGCCCGGGGCGCGCTGA
- the thiD gene encoding bifunctional hydroxymethylpyrimidine kinase/phosphomethylpyrimidine kinase, translating to MRPPLVLTIAASESDGAGGLQADLKTFTALGVYGAGAVSMVTTITAQRVLDTHPLPAAVVRGQIDAVVEDLRLDATKIGALGSAAVVEAVAASVRAQRGRLGRIVLDPVMVSAHGTPLITAEGARALRDSLLPLVDVLTPTMAEAAQLLGRPLATTIEEIREQALALQATGPGTVLITGRLLEGDDVVDVLVHEGGTDLLRAERVPGRRVRGAGATLSAAIAAQLARIAEFDRAGELGEIGEAGSDDDMVTIVASAREFVASATENAHDWRLSRTAGGYGPLNHLITLGS from the coding sequence ATGCGCCCGCCCCTCGTCCTGACCATCGCCGCCTCGGAGTCCGACGGGGCCGGGGGCCTCCAGGCGGATCTGAAGACGTTCACCGCCCTCGGCGTGTACGGCGCCGGCGCGGTCAGCATGGTCACCACGATCACCGCCCAGCGGGTCCTGGACACCCATCCGCTGCCCGCCGCGGTGGTGCGCGGTCAGATCGACGCCGTCGTCGAGGACCTCCGCCTGGACGCCACGAAGATCGGCGCCCTGGGCAGCGCGGCCGTGGTCGAGGCGGTCGCCGCGTCGGTGCGGGCGCAGCGCGGCCGGCTGGGCCGGATCGTGCTGGACCCCGTGATGGTCAGCGCCCACGGCACGCCGCTGATCACCGCCGAGGGCGCGCGGGCGCTGCGCGACTCCCTGCTGCCGTTGGTGGACGTGCTCACCCCCACGATGGCGGAGGCGGCGCAGCTGCTGGGGCGGCCGCTCGCCACCACGATCGAGGAGATCCGCGAACAGGCGCTCGCGCTGCAGGCGACGGGCCCGGGCACGGTGCTGATCACCGGCCGACTGCTCGAAGGGGACGATGTCGTGGACGTGCTGGTCCACGAGGGCGGCACGGACCTGCTGCGGGCGGAGCGGGTCCCCGGCCGCCGCGTGCGGGGCGCCGGCGCCACGCTCTCGGCCGCGATCGCCGCGCAGCTCGCCCGGATCGCGGAGTTCGACCGCGCCGGCGAGCTGGGAGAGATCGGCGAGGCCGGCAGCGACGACGACATGGTCACGATCGTCGCCTCCGCCCGCGAGTTCGTCGCCAGCGCCACGGAGAACGCCCACGACTGGCGCCTCTCGCGCACCGCGGGCGGGTACGGGCCGCTGAACCACCTGATCACGCTGGGCTCCTGA
- a CDS encoding alpha/beta fold hydrolase has protein sequence MRVRRASRPTARSLTSELFDRAAQDDLLQLRNDVMTVYREFSAEDPRLFPLRYARTVPRRLRPPRPAGSGTRGRRAGRVRPPTGAAQPRVPVLLIPDGPARASVLPYDVLRRSLASRGLDVLMMEHRGVGLSRLDAEGEELPAAAMSLPEVVGDLVAVLDHARVEQAAVVGSGYGAHLAMLLALEHPQRVHSLVLDSPLTGPEDEAVAQQALRDRYWEGTEPATVATARTLRRLAEEGRLDARRAGPVVLAVHEHGGPDAVRELAELLAVGRGSLTWTSVRQVLAQAWLQSTPYVVEHDLTARIAHTELGGGHHADGGPMDPLLLAAEQARAVPPFRAAPADLRRRAAGITAPTLVLAGTQDLVSPPTIARDLAATIPSARLLEVPGARHSLLDTRSRVLQVAARWSACGTAHRLPERAEELAALPVSAADLALSRGLQLALAAERLSPWRLRWESARAQRERTLRERARTDPRPRRARRPGIDRADPV, from the coding sequence ATGAGGGTGCGACGCGCCTCGCGGCCCACCGCCCGCTCGCTCACCTCGGAGCTGTTCGACCGCGCCGCCCAGGACGATCTTCTGCAGCTGCGCAACGACGTGATGACGGTGTACCGGGAGTTCTCCGCCGAGGATCCGCGGCTGTTCCCGCTGCGCTACGCCCGCACCGTGCCCCGTCGCCTGCGCCCGCCCCGCCCGGCGGGGAGCGGGACACGGGGCCGACGCGCCGGCCGGGTGCGGCCGCCGACGGGCGCGGCGCAGCCGCGGGTGCCGGTGCTGCTGATCCCGGACGGTCCGGCCCGCGCCTCCGTGCTGCCCTACGACGTGCTGCGCCGCAGCCTGGCCTCCCGCGGTCTGGACGTGCTGATGATGGAGCATCGCGGGGTGGGCCTGTCCCGGCTGGACGCCGAGGGGGAGGAGCTGCCGGCCGCCGCGATGTCCCTGCCCGAGGTGGTCGGCGACCTCGTGGCCGTGCTGGATCATGCCCGGGTGGAGCAGGCGGCCGTGGTGGGCAGCGGCTACGGTGCGCACCTGGCGATGCTGCTCGCGCTCGAGCATCCGCAGCGGGTGCACTCGCTCGTGCTCGACTCCCCGCTGACCGGCCCCGAGGACGAGGCCGTCGCGCAGCAGGCGCTGCGCGACCGGTACTGGGAGGGCACGGAGCCCGCGACCGTGGCCACCGCCCGCACGCTGCGCCGCCTGGCCGAGGAGGGCCGGCTGGACGCTCGCCGGGCGGGGCCCGTGGTGCTGGCCGTGCACGAGCACGGGGGTCCCGATGCGGTGCGGGAGCTGGCCGAGCTGCTGGCCGTGGGCCGCGGCAGCCTCACCTGGACCAGCGTGCGCCAGGTGCTCGCGCAGGCGTGGCTGCAGTCCACCCCGTACGTGGTGGAGCACGACCTCACCGCCCGGATCGCGCACACCGAGCTGGGCGGCGGCCATCACGCCGACGGCGGCCCGATGGACCCGCTCCTGCTCGCGGCCGAGCAGGCCCGGGCCGTGCCGCCGTTCCGCGCCGCGCCCGCCGACCTCCGCCGGCGTGCCGCGGGGATCACCGCGCCCACCCTGGTGCTCGCCGGCACCCAGGATCTCGTCTCCCCGCCCACGATCGCCCGCGACCTCGCGGCGACGATCCCCTCCGCGCGTCTGCTCGAGGTGCCCGGGGCCCGCCACTCCCTGCTCGACACCCGCAGCCGGGTCCTGCAGGTCGCGGCGCGCTGGAGCGCCTGCGGCACGGCGCACCGCCTGCCCGAGCGGGCCGAGGAGCTGGCCGCTCTGCCGGTCTCCGCCGCGGATCTCGCGCTCTCGCGCGGTCTCCAGCTCGCGCTCGCCGCCGAGCGGCTCTCGCCCTGGCGCCTGCGGTGGGAGTCCGCGCGGGCGCAGCGGGAGCGGACCCTGAGGGAGAGGGCCCGGACCGATCCCCGCCCGCGGCGTGCGCGCCGCCCCGGGATCGACCGCGCCGATCCCGTCTGA
- a CDS encoding sialidase family protein: MDIPMTRRGLLGTAAALAALGGGAAAASAERPEHAGTAALPPVKEHGSRRGTYVEQVLAAPGDWGVQNFRIPALAVAPNGDLLAAFDKRPVHGDSPSPNSIWQRRSTDGGRTWGEPEVVRAGNESSVPGEKLGYSDPSYVVDVETGTIFLFCVFSKDVGVWDGEYGNDDEDRRIMSANLSVSHDSGLTWEHRSLTEVVKPEDCRAMFASSGAGIQLRYGAHKGRLIQQYAGWFRNGSGGEDVSAYSVYSDDHGETWTMGTPVGTEMDENKVAELSDGTLMMNSREHVRTGRRWVAYSHDGGETWEDLHRDPSLVDPGNNAQLSRAYPDAPKGSAKAKVLLFSHADHVPHTRENGTIEISTDDGATWARKRVFAPGACQYSVIIPLGGDEFGLLYEAAQETITFARLDMDWILSR; this comes from the coding sequence ATGGATATCCCGATGACCCGCCGCGGCCTGCTGGGCACCGCCGCCGCCCTCGCTGCGCTGGGAGGCGGCGCCGCTGCCGCCTCCGCGGAGCGGCCCGAGCACGCCGGTACCGCCGCCCTCCCACCGGTGAAGGAGCACGGCAGCCGTCGCGGCACCTACGTGGAGCAGGTGCTCGCCGCCCCGGGCGACTGGGGAGTGCAGAACTTCCGCATCCCCGCGCTGGCCGTCGCGCCGAACGGCGATCTGCTGGCCGCCTTCGACAAGCGCCCCGTGCACGGGGACTCCCCCTCCCCCAACTCCATCTGGCAGCGTCGGTCCACGGACGGCGGCCGCACCTGGGGCGAGCCCGAGGTGGTGCGCGCCGGCAACGAGTCGTCCGTGCCCGGGGAGAAGCTCGGCTACTCCGACCCCTCCTACGTGGTGGACGTCGAGACCGGCACGATCTTCCTGTTCTGCGTCTTCTCCAAGGACGTGGGCGTGTGGGATGGCGAGTACGGCAACGACGACGAGGATCGCCGCATCATGAGCGCGAACCTCTCCGTCAGCCACGACTCCGGGCTCACCTGGGAGCACCGCTCCCTCACCGAAGTGGTCAAGCCCGAGGACTGCCGCGCGATGTTCGCCTCCTCCGGGGCCGGCATCCAGCTGCGCTACGGCGCGCACAAGGGCCGCCTGATCCAGCAGTACGCAGGCTGGTTCCGCAACGGCTCCGGGGGCGAGGACGTCTCCGCGTACTCGGTCTACTCCGACGATCACGGCGAGACCTGGACCATGGGCACGCCCGTCGGCACCGAGATGGACGAGAACAAGGTCGCCGAGCTCTCCGACGGCACCCTCATGATGAACTCGCGCGAGCACGTCCGCACGGGCCGGCGCTGGGTGGCCTACAGCCACGACGGCGGCGAGACCTGGGAGGATCTCCACCGCGATCCCTCCCTCGTGGACCCCGGCAACAACGCGCAGCTCTCCCGCGCCTACCCGGACGCGCCGAAGGGCTCGGCGAAGGCGAAGGTGCTGCTGTTCTCGCACGCCGATCACGTGCCGCACACGCGGGAGAACGGCACCATCGAGATCTCCACCGACGACGGCGCCACCTGGGCGCGCAAGCGGGTGTTCGCCCCCGGTGCGTGCCAGTACTCGGTGATCATCCCGCTGGGCGGGGACGAGTTCGGCCTGCTCTACGAGGCCGCGCAGGAGACGATCACCTTCGCGCGCCTGGACATGGACTGGATCCTGTCGCGATGA
- a CDS encoding sialidase family protein, translated as MIHLGSSPAPVPDAPVPHTVLARAGEGPWPRYRIVGLISLGGGHLLAAFDGRETGQDVPDPTGLVQCRSLDGGRTWGPLETLRDADRKGRQWYCDPSFLHDPAAGRLFVFHTHAKDRGVWDALAGTDDADRDVMGSAVGVSEDGGRSWAFRSVTEVAAPPALLRTAFPTSGSGIVLQRGLYAGRLVQPYCGWFRAEGAAAGGRGPREDEVVRSYVLFSDDHGETWQRGEPVGEDMDETTVVELSDGRVLLNSRDHVRGGHRRIAVSADGGATWEDRGVDPQFVDPGNNAQLAARHPGAPAGDPRARQLLFTNAWDRFARVRGTLSASDDDGATWRELLVFEPGPLDYSAVQGLEDGAIVVLWEVEAREIRVARIAPGTLGDA; from the coding sequence ATGATCCACCTCGGCTCCTCCCCGGCCCCCGTCCCCGACGCCCCGGTGCCGCACACGGTGCTGGCCCGGGCCGGGGAGGGGCCGTGGCCCCGGTACCGCATCGTGGGCCTGATCTCCCTGGGCGGCGGGCACCTGCTGGCCGCCTTCGACGGCCGCGAGACCGGCCAGGACGTGCCGGACCCGACGGGTCTGGTGCAGTGCCGCTCCCTGGACGGGGGCCGCACCTGGGGCCCGCTGGAGACGCTGCGGGACGCGGATCGCAAGGGGAGGCAGTGGTACTGCGACCCGAGCTTCCTCCACGACCCCGCCGCCGGGCGGCTGTTCGTGTTCCACACCCACGCCAAGGACCGCGGGGTCTGGGATGCGCTGGCCGGCACCGACGATGCGGACCGCGACGTCATGGGCTCCGCCGTGGGCGTCTCCGAGGACGGCGGGCGCAGCTGGGCCTTCCGCTCCGTCACCGAGGTCGCCGCCCCGCCGGCGCTGCTGCGCACCGCGTTCCCCACCTCCGGCAGCGGCATCGTGCTGCAGCGCGGCCTCTACGCCGGGCGCCTGGTGCAGCCGTACTGCGGCTGGTTCCGTGCCGAGGGCGCCGCCGCCGGCGGCCGGGGCCCGCGCGAGGACGAGGTGGTGCGCTCCTACGTGCTGTTCTCCGACGACCACGGCGAGACCTGGCAGCGGGGCGAGCCCGTGGGCGAGGACATGGACGAGACCACGGTGGTGGAGCTCTCCGACGGGCGGGTGCTGCTGAACTCGCGCGATCACGTGCGCGGCGGTCACCGCCGGATCGCCGTCTCCGCGGACGGCGGCGCCACCTGGGAGGACCGCGGCGTGGACCCGCAGTTCGTGGACCCGGGCAACAACGCCCAGCTCGCCGCCCGGCATCCCGGGGCGCCCGCGGGCGATCCGCGCGCTCGGCAGCTGCTGTTCACCAATGCCTGGGACCGCTTCGCCCGGGTGCGGGGCACGCTGAGCGCCTCGGACGACGACGGCGCGACCTGGCGGGAGCTGCTGGTGTTCGAGCCCGGCCCGCTGGACTACTCCGCGGTGCAGGGCCTCGAGGACGGCGCGATCGTGGTGCTGTGGGAGGTGGAGGCCCGCGAGATCCGGGTGGCGCGGATCGCGCCGGGGACGCTCGGCGACGCCTGA